TGAATTGCAGATTGAGCGAAGTTCCTCTACCGTGAGGCCTTCGCCAAGTTCTTGGATGGTTAGGTTTAAGTATTCGTAGTGAGCGGCGGTTTCGGCGTATTCTATGCGGTCGCAGGCTCTTTTGACGGAGGCATCGGAGCGTGCCATTACGCCGTGTTTGGCCCAGAGGACTACTCGGTTATGACGCAGCTTGTCGACCGTTGCGGCCATTAGTTCAGGTGAACCTGGAAGGGTAAAAGGGATGTAGCCGACTCCTTCGGGGAGGTGGACAATGGATTCGGGTTGCCATCTGAGAATGTGGCGGTTCAAATAGGTCTCATCACGATAGCGCGGGATGTGACTTAAATATGTCAGATAAAGAG
The bacterium genome window above contains:
- a CDS encoding class II aldolase/adducin family protein, whose product is RKFPMEETIELPSPEPELAGGSFLATGSGRRLREVAADPEANLGFVVVDKGGKTAKLFTSPKRLFAKLTSEFNSHLAVHRDQILGFGTNFHAVIHAQPLYLTYLSHIPRYRDETYLNRHILRWQPESIVHLPEGVGYIPFTLPGSPELMAATVDKLRHNRVVLWAKHGVMARSDASVKRACDRIEYAETAAHYEYLNLTIQELGEGLTVEELRSICNSFGIEQSIF